A single region of the Streptomyces sp. NBC_01803 genome encodes:
- a CDS encoding type I polyketide synthase: MSNTSAEAVVEALRDSLKEVSKLREQNRHLVETTHEPVAIVGMGCRFPGGVESPEGLWDLVASGADGVSGFPVDRGWDLERLFDPDPERSGSSYTREGGFLHGAAEFDAEFFGISPREALGMDPQQRLMLEVSWEALERAGIDPGELRGSDTGVFTGLMYHDYGPHLHDVVEGIEGHRLTGGLGSVLSGRVSYVLGLEGPALTVDTACSSSLVALHLAVQALRRGECSLALAGGVTVMSSPGTFVEFSRQRGLSADGRCKSFAASADGTGWAEGAGVLVVERLSDAVRNGHRVLAVVRGSAVNQDGASNGLTAPNGPSQQRVIRAALADARLSMGDVDAVEGHGTGTRLGDPIEAQALIATYGRERSGGDRPLWLGSLKSNIGHAQAAAGVGGVIKMVMAMRHGVLPRTLHVDEPSPFVDWEAGAVRLLTESVGWPDSGRRRRAGVSSFGISGTNAHIILEQAPESEERSGQDEPAPDEGLVPIVVSARSEAALRGQAGRLADHLVAWPGLGLGDVARSLVVSRAAFEHRAVVVAAGRGAVVEELSVLASGGSLGRGAEGSVSGGKVAFLFTGQGSQRAGMGRELYERFPVFAEAFDEVCGLLEPLVGVSVSDAVVTGEGLDETGMTQPALFAFEVALFRLFASWGVRPDCVAGHSVGEIVAAHVAGVLSLADACVLVAARGRLMQALPPGGAMVAIEASEEEVAGSLVPWEGRVAIAAVNGPVSVVVSGVEEGVEAVAGVWRGVGRRTRRLRVSHAFHSPLMDGMVGEFRSVVAGLSFAEPGLGFVSNVSGGLVSVGEVSSPEYWVGHVREAVRFADGVRALEEDGVTTFLELGPGGVLSGLGPGCLSREDAGEFVPGLRDGDEVAGAVVALGRLWARGVGVEWPAVVGAGPVVDLPTYAFERERFWLRHDAGGAVSASALGVGVAGHPLLAAVVAVAGGDEFVLTGRLSLETHPWLADHAVLGSVLLPGTAFVELALHAAEHTGTPELEELTQEAPLTIPETGAVQVQVVVGTADDGGRRPVAIYSRPDDQTQGTPWMRHASGVLVVGGSGGSGGSGGFVGVGGGVWPPVGAVPVDVVGRYEVLAGLGFGYGPVFQGLRSVWRRGREVFAEVVLGGEGAGEAGSFGLHPALLDAALHAIGLGVLPEEGGVTRLPFVWSGVRLYAVGAGVLRVTLAPVGVDAVSLRAVDAAGQPVVEVESLALRAVTPGQLRVSGSVGSGLTRLQWVAVPGGAGPGVVGEGWVLLGGDGGGGLTAFADVAALAASVESGGGVPRVAVAVAPASGGVDVPAGVRSLVDWALELTQSWLAQDRLAGSRLVVVTRGAVAVDERDGVVDLAQAVVWGLLRSAQTENPDRVVVVDADPRGSGPVDVVSLAGVVASGEPQAAVRGEGLLVPRLERVPVGGAGEGVFGEGAVVVTGASGALGGVVARHLVAERGVRDLLLLSRRGAQAPGAAELVAELRGLGAAVSVVACDVADREALAGALALAPGGRVGAVVHAAGVLDDGVFAALTPERVEGVLRPKVDAAWHLHELTREWGISAFVLFSSVQGTVGGAGQANYAAANAFLDALAQRRGSEGLPATSIAWGPWAEGGMAATLTEADQVRLARSGMTALTVARGLELLDAALVPDAPAHVVAVDWNLAALHGRESADVPAVLRSLAGPGRPRRTAASAQDTATGTSLAQRLAGLPPAEQEKTLTDLVRAQVAAVLNYGGDQTLDVSRGFRDLGLDSLTAVELRNRLNKTTGLRLPATLAFDYPTPAELGRDLLARLGLAADRASVPAASATVATRGDDEPIAIVGMSCRFPGGVRSPEELWALLESGGDAISGFPADRGWDLDGLYDPDPDRMGTSYTREGGFLYDAGDFDAEFFGISPREALAMDPQQRLLLELSWEAFERAGIDPAALRGSPTGVFAGIMYHDYVSRLPSQPGELEGYLAIGNTGSVGTGRIAFTFGLEGPAVSVDTACSSSLVALHLACQSLRQGESSLALAGGVTVLSSPFTFVDFSRQRALSPDGRSKAFSAAANGTGWAEGAAMLLVERLSDARRHGHPVLAVVRGSAVNQDGASNGLTAPNGPSQQRVIRAALDNARLSPADIDAVEAHGTGTPLGDPIEAEALLATYGTGHSAGQPLWLGSLKSNIGHTQAAAGAGAVIKMVTAMRNGVLPRTLHVDEPSPYVDWSSGALSLLTEPVAWPGGDRPRRAGVSSFGVSGTNAHVILEEPPATQEPEPTPAEPVDVPDALPFPLSAKSDTALRAQAERLLALLAERPETAATDIAFSLATTRSALEHRVVVVGGDPRDALAALARGESAAGLVRGTAAERDRPVFVFPGHGSQWVGMATELLESSPVFRARFEQCAEALAPHVDWSPAESLRDAAMLERVEVVQPLLWAVMVSLAELWRSCGVEPSGVVGHSQGEVAAACVAGALSLTDGARVATLRSRLISGLPAGAMVSVGLPAEQVEERLAQWDGRVSLAVVNGPSAVVVSGDIDACDELFAAYEAEGVRVRRLPADQAGHSAHVEAIREALLDGLAAITPQPPGIPFHSTVTGGLLDDSTALDAAYWYRNLRETVRFDRVLRSLLDRGHDLFVEVSPHPVLAIGIEQGIEQAGSGAVVVGTLRRGEGGLARFHAALGEAWTQGCAVDWRKAFAGYGARAVDLPTYAFQRQRYWLESHAAAPTPTAENETDAAFWRVIEGGDARTLADTLGLDDTGPLAELMPALSAWRAGHREESRLHALRYHVVWRPVGEPASAALSGTWLVVAPAAPAGDSLAEDCVRALAARGARPILIVPEDTGPALARQVAEAADGSLIEGVLSLLALDETPLAGLTGTLRLVHALREEAGKTRLWSVTRGAVAVDGVERPEHPGQAQVWGLGRTVALEHPELWGGLVDLPTTPDPRALERLAGVLAQPGAEDQFALRTSGVFTRRLVRAGADRGADAPWTPHGTVLVTGAETGMGAETARWLAREGAEHLVLLTGEPAGPEQGLLDELAEAGTRVTVATADLADREALAAELARLTAEFPLTAVVHAAGAGPSTALADTDEAALVHGLGARVSGADHLDQLLDGQPLEAFVLFTSTAGVWGGGGQAAVGAADAFLEALAVDRRRRGLPATAVAWGLWAGVGGGPGETAEERERRERLRRRGLAEMAPDRALAALRIALGQDDTAVLLAEIDWERFAAAFTAVRAATLIDELPEARRALTGNGGTAGDGAGVADTVRAPDLGSALAGLPPADQQRRLLDLVRDEIAAVLGHSSGVEIGADRALKELGLDSLAAVTLRNRLGAATGLRLPTTLIFDHPTPAAVAAFLRAEVLPDAPEDDAAAVDAELDRLSALAADGDDAARSRLATRLQALVEQLNGGQDRGDDGESLAARLESASDDDIFGFIDRELGTA; encoded by the coding sequence ATGTCGAACACGTCAGCAGAAGCGGTCGTTGAGGCTCTCCGGGATTCCCTCAAGGAGGTCAGCAAGCTCAGGGAGCAGAACCGCCACCTCGTCGAGACGACCCATGAGCCGGTGGCGATCGTGGGGATGGGGTGTCGTTTTCCGGGTGGTGTGGAGTCGCCGGAGGGGTTGTGGGATCTGGTGGCCTCGGGTGCGGACGGGGTTTCGGGGTTTCCGGTGGATCGGGGTTGGGATCTTGAGCGGTTGTTCGATCCTGATCCGGAGCGGTCGGGGTCGTCGTATACGCGTGAGGGTGGGTTCCTGCATGGGGCGGCGGAGTTCGATGCGGAGTTTTTCGGGATCTCACCGCGTGAGGCGTTGGGGATGGATCCGCAGCAGCGGTTGATGCTGGAGGTGTCGTGGGAGGCGTTGGAGCGGGCGGGGATCGACCCGGGTGAGCTGCGCGGCAGCGACACCGGCGTCTTCACCGGCCTCATGTACCACGACTACGGACCTCACCTCCACGATGTCGTGGAGGGCATCGAGGGGCACCGCCTCACCGGCGGTCTCGGCAGTGTGTTGTCGGGGCGGGTGTCGTATGTGCTGGGTCTTGAGGGGCCGGCGTTGACGGTGGATACGGCGTGTTCGTCGTCGTTGGTGGCGTTGCATCTGGCGGTGCAGGCGTTGCGGCGGGGTGAGTGTTCGCTGGCGTTGGCCGGTGGGGTGACGGTGATGTCGTCGCCGGGGACGTTTGTGGAGTTCTCGCGGCAGCGTGGGTTGTCGGCTGATGGGCGGTGCAAGTCGTTCGCGGCGTCGGCTGATGGCACCGGCTGGGCCGAGGGTGCGGGTGTGCTGGTGGTGGAGCGGTTGTCGGACGCGGTGCGCAACGGGCATCGGGTGCTGGCGGTGGTGCGCGGCAGCGCGGTCAACCAGGACGGCGCGAGCAATGGTCTGACGGCTCCGAATGGTCCTTCTCAGCAGCGTGTCATCCGCGCCGCGTTGGCGGATGCGCGGTTGTCCATGGGAGATGTGGACGCGGTTGAAGGGCATGGCACGGGGACGCGGTTGGGTGATCCGATCGAGGCGCAGGCGCTGATCGCGACGTATGGGCGGGAGCGTTCTGGTGGGGACCGGCCGTTGTGGTTGGGGTCGTTGAAGTCGAACATCGGTCATGCGCAGGCCGCGGCCGGTGTGGGTGGTGTGATCAAGATGGTGATGGCGATGCGGCATGGGGTGCTGCCGCGGACCCTGCATGTGGATGAGCCGTCGCCGTTCGTGGATTGGGAAGCGGGTGCGGTGCGGTTGCTGACGGAGTCGGTGGGCTGGCCGGACAGTGGTCGTCGGCGCCGGGCGGGGGTGTCCTCGTTCGGGATCAGTGGCACCAATGCGCACATCATTCTCGAACAGGCACCGGAGAGCGAGGAGCGGTCCGGGCAGGATGAGCCCGCTCCGGACGAGGGTCTGGTGCCGATCGTGGTGTCGGCGCGGAGCGAGGCCGCGCTTCGGGGGCAGGCGGGGCGGTTGGCTGATCATCTGGTGGCGTGGCCGGGGTTGGGGTTGGGGGATGTTGCTCGTTCGCTGGTGGTGTCGCGGGCGGCTTTTGAGCATCGTGCGGTGGTGGTGGCTGCTGGTCGGGGTGCGGTGGTGGAGGAGTTGTCGGTGCTGGCTTCGGGCGGTTCGCTCGGGCGTGGTGCCGAGGGTTCGGTGAGTGGTGGGAAGGTCGCGTTCCTGTTTACGGGGCAGGGCAGTCAGCGGGCTGGTATGGGCCGGGAGTTGTATGAGCGGTTCCCGGTGTTCGCTGAGGCGTTTGATGAGGTGTGCGGGTTGCTGGAGCCGTTGGTGGGTGTGTCGGTTTCGGATGCGGTGGTGACGGGTGAGGGGCTGGATGAGACGGGGATGACGCAGCCGGCGTTGTTCGCGTTTGAGGTGGCTTTGTTTCGTTTGTTTGCTTCGTGGGGTGTGCGGCCGGATTGTGTGGCGGGTCATTCGGTGGGGGAGATTGTCGCGGCGCATGTGGCGGGGGTGTTGTCTCTTGCGGATGCGTGTGTGCTGGTGGCGGCGCGGGGTCGGTTGATGCAGGCGTTGCCGCCGGGTGGGGCGATGGTGGCGATTGAGGCTTCGGAGGAGGAGGTTGCCGGGTCGCTGGTGCCGTGGGAGGGGCGGGTGGCGATCGCGGCGGTGAATGGTCCTGTGTCGGTGGTGGTGTCGGGTGTTGAGGAGGGTGTTGAGGCGGTTGCTGGGGTGTGGCGTGGGGTGGGGCGTCGGACGCGGCGGTTGCGGGTGAGTCATGCGTTTCATTCGCCGTTGATGGACGGGATGGTGGGGGAGTTCCGTTCGGTGGTGGCGGGGTTGTCGTTCGCTGAGCCGGGGTTGGGGTTTGTGTCGAACGTGTCGGGTGGTCTGGTGTCGGTGGGGGAGGTGTCGTCGCCGGAGTACTGGGTGGGGCATGTGCGGGAGGCGGTGCGTTTCGCCGATGGGGTGCGGGCGTTGGAGGAGGACGGGGTCACCACGTTCCTGGAGCTTGGTCCTGGTGGTGTGTTGTCGGGGCTGGGGCCGGGGTGTCTGTCGCGGGAGGACGCGGGTGAGTTCGTGCCCGGGTTGCGTGATGGGGATGAGGTGGCTGGTGCGGTGGTGGCGCTGGGCCGGTTGTGGGCGCGTGGTGTCGGGGTGGAGTGGCCGGCTGTGGTGGGCGCGGGTCCGGTGGTGGATCTGCCGACGTACGCGTTTGAGCGGGAGCGGTTCTGGTTGCGGCATGACGCCGGGGGTGCGGTGTCGGCGTCCGCGTTGGGTGTGGGTGTTGCGGGTCATCCGCTGTTGGCGGCTGTGGTGGCGGTGGCGGGGGGTGATGAGTTTGTGCTGACCGGGCGGTTGTCGCTGGAGACGCATCCGTGGCTGGCCGATCACGCTGTTTTGGGGTCGGTGTTGCTGCCGGGGACCGCGTTCGTCGAACTCGCCCTCCACGCCGCCGAACACACCGGAACCCCGGAACTGGAGGAGCTGACGCAGGAAGCCCCCCTCACCATCCCCGAGACCGGAGCCGTCCAGGTGCAGGTGGTGGTCGGCACCGCCGATGACGGCGGCAGGCGACCGGTCGCCATCTACTCCCGCCCCGACGACCAAACCCAGGGAACGCCCTGGATGCGGCATGCGTCTGGGGTGTTGGTTGTGGGTGGTTCTGGTGGTTCTGGTGGTTCTGGTGGTTTTGTTGGTGTGGGTGGTGGTGTGTGGCCGCCGGTGGGGGCGGTGCCGGTGGATGTGGTGGGCCGGTATGAGGTGTTGGCGGGTCTGGGTTTTGGTTATGGGCCTGTGTTTCAGGGGTTGCGGTCGGTGTGGCGGCGTGGGCGTGAGGTGTTCGCCGAGGTGGTCCTGGGTGGGGAGGGGGCTGGGGAGGCGGGGTCGTTCGGGTTGCATCCGGCGTTGCTGGATGCGGCGTTGCATGCGATTGGTCTGGGTGTGCTGCCCGAGGAGGGTGGTGTGACGCGGTTGCCGTTCGTGTGGAGCGGGGTGCGGCTGTATGCGGTGGGTGCGGGGGTGTTGCGGGTGACGCTGGCGCCGGTCGGGGTGGATGCGGTGTCGCTGCGTGCGGTGGATGCGGCCGGGCAGCCGGTGGTGGAGGTGGAGTCGCTGGCGCTGCGGGCGGTCACGCCGGGGCAGTTGCGTGTTTCGGGTTCTGTGGGGAGTGGTCTTACCCGTCTTCAGTGGGTGGCTGTTCCGGGTGGTGCCGGGCCCGGGGTGGTCGGGGAGGGCTGGGTTCTTCTGGGTGGTGATGGCGGTGGTGGGCTCACGGCTTTCGCGGATGTGGCGGCGCTGGCCGCGTCGGTGGAGTCCGGTGGGGGGGTGCCGCGGGTCGCGGTGGCGGTGGCTCCTGCGAGTGGCGGGGTGGATGTGCCTGCCGGTGTGCGGTCCTTGGTGGATTGGGCGCTGGAGCTGACGCAGTCCTGGCTTGCGCAGGATCGGCTTGCGGGTTCGCGTCTGGTCGTGGTCACCCGGGGGGCGGTCGCTGTGGATGAGCGGGACGGTGTGGTGGATTTGGCGCAGGCGGTGGTGTGGGGGTTGTTGCGGTCGGCGCAGACGGAGAATCCGGACCGGGTGGTTGTGGTGGATGCCGATCCGCGGGGGTCGGGTCCTGTGGATGTGGTGTCGCTGGCGGGTGTGGTGGCTTCGGGTGAGCCGCAGGCGGCTGTGCGTGGTGAGGGGTTGCTGGTTCCGCGTCTGGAGCGTGTCCCTGTGGGCGGGGCCGGGGAGGGCGTGTTCGGTGAGGGCGCGGTGGTGGTGACTGGTGCGTCGGGTGCGCTGGGTGGTGTGGTGGCCCGGCATCTGGTGGCTGAGCGTGGTGTGCGGGATCTGTTGCTGCTGAGTCGGCGTGGTGCTCAGGCGCCGGGTGCGGCGGAGCTGGTGGCTGAGTTGCGTGGGTTGGGTGCGGCTGTGTCGGTGGTCGCGTGTGATGTGGCTGACCGTGAGGCGTTGGCGGGTGCGCTGGCGCTGGCGCCGGGTGGGCGGGTCGGTGCGGTGGTGCATGCGGCGGGTGTGCTGGACGATGGTGTGTTCGCCGCGTTGACGCCGGAGCGGGTGGAGGGGGTGCTGCGTCCGAAGGTGGATGCGGCCTGGCATCTTCATGAGTTGACGCGGGAGTGGGGTATCTCGGCGTTCGTGTTGTTCTCCTCGGTCCAGGGCACGGTCGGGGGGGCGGGGCAGGCCAACTACGCGGCGGCCAACGCTTTCCTCGATGCCCTGGCCCAGCGCCGGGGGAGTGAGGGACTGCCGGCCACTTCCATCGCCTGGGGCCCCTGGGCCGAAGGCGGCATGGCAGCCACACTCACCGAGGCCGACCAGGTCCGCCTGGCCCGCTCGGGCATGACCGCGCTGACCGTGGCGCGAGGGCTGGAGCTGTTGGATGCCGCGCTGGTGCCGGACGCCCCCGCGCACGTGGTGGCCGTGGACTGGAACCTCGCCGCCCTGCACGGCCGGGAGAGCGCCGACGTGCCGGCCGTCCTGCGGTCCCTCGCCGGCCCCGGCCGTCCCCGCCGCACCGCCGCCTCCGCCCAGGACACGGCCACCGGCACCTCCCTCGCCCAGCGGCTGGCCGGACTCCCCCCGGCCGAACAGGAGAAGACCCTCACCGACCTCGTCCGCGCCCAGGTGGCCGCGGTGCTCAACTACGGAGGCGACCAGACGCTGGACGTCTCCCGTGGCTTCAGGGACCTCGGGCTGGACTCGCTGACCGCCGTCGAGCTGCGGAACCGGCTCAACAAGACCACCGGCCTCCGCCTGCCCGCCACCCTCGCCTTCGACTACCCGACGCCCGCCGAGCTCGGCCGCGATCTCCTCGCCCGCCTCGGCCTGGCCGCCGACCGGGCCTCCGTGCCCGCCGCCTCCGCCACGGTCGCGACGCGCGGCGACGACGAGCCGATCGCGATCGTCGGCATGAGCTGCCGCTTCCCCGGCGGCGTGCGCAGTCCCGAAGAGCTGTGGGCGCTGCTGGAGTCCGGCGGGGACGCGATCTCCGGCTTCCCCGCCGACCGGGGCTGGGACCTGGACGGGCTGTACGACCCCGACCCCGACCGGATGGGCACCTCGTACACCCGCGAAGGCGGATTCCTCTACGACGCCGGCGACTTCGACGCCGAGTTCTTCGGCATCTCACCCCGCGAGGCGCTGGCCATGGACCCGCAGCAGCGGCTCCTGCTGGAGCTGTCCTGGGAGGCATTCGAACGGGCCGGTATCGACCCGGCCGCGCTCCGCGGCAGCCCGACCGGCGTGTTCGCCGGGATCATGTACCACGACTACGTCAGCCGACTGCCCAGCCAGCCCGGCGAGTTGGAGGGCTACCTCGCCATCGGCAACACCGGCAGCGTCGGCACCGGCCGGATCGCCTTCACCTTCGGTCTTGAGGGGCCCGCCGTCTCGGTGGACACCGCCTGCTCCTCGTCGTTGGTCGCGCTGCACCTCGCCTGCCAGTCACTGCGCCAGGGGGAGAGCTCCCTCGCGCTGGCCGGCGGCGTGACCGTCCTCTCCTCGCCCTTCACCTTCGTCGACTTCAGCCGACAGCGCGCGCTGTCCCCCGACGGCCGTTCCAAGGCGTTCTCGGCGGCGGCCAACGGTACCGGCTGGGCCGAGGGCGCGGCGATGCTCCTGGTCGAACGACTGTCGGACGCGCGGCGCCACGGACACCCGGTGCTCGCCGTGGTGCGGGGCAGCGCGGTCAACCAGGACGGCGCCAGCAACGGCCTGACCGCGCCCAACGGCCCCTCCCAGCAGCGCGTCATACGCGCCGCCCTGGACAACGCCCGCCTCTCGCCGGCCGACATCGACGCCGTGGAGGCACACGGCACCGGGACGCCGCTCGGCGACCCCATCGAGGCCGAAGCGCTGCTGGCGACGTACGGCACCGGGCACTCGGCCGGACAGCCGCTGTGGCTGGGCTCGTTGAAGTCGAACATCGGCCACACCCAGGCGGCGGCCGGGGCCGGGGCCGTCATCAAGATGGTGACGGCGATGCGGAACGGGGTGCTGCCGCGCACCCTGCACGTCGACGAGCCGTCTCCGTACGTGGACTGGTCCTCAGGGGCGCTGTCGCTGCTGACCGAGCCGGTGGCCTGGCCCGGCGGCGACCGTCCGCGCCGCGCCGGCGTCTCGTCGTTCGGCGTCAGCGGCACCAACGCGCACGTCATCCTCGAAGAGCCGCCCGCCACCCAGGAGCCGGAGCCCACCCCCGCCGAGCCGGTGGACGTCCCCGACGCGCTGCCGTTCCCGCTCTCCGCCAAGAGCGACACGGCCCTGCGCGCACAGGCCGAGCGGCTGCTGGCACTCCTGGCGGAGCGGCCCGAAACGGCGGCCACCGACATCGCGTTCTCCCTGGCGACCACCCGCTCCGCGCTGGAGCACCGGGTGGTGGTCGTGGGCGGCGACCCGCGCGACGCGCTGGCGGCGCTGGCTCGGGGCGAGTCTGCCGCCGGGCTGGTGCGCGGCACCGCGGCCGAGCGGGACCGGCCGGTGTTCGTCTTCCCCGGCCACGGCTCCCAGTGGGTCGGCATGGCGACGGAGCTCCTGGAGTCGTCGCCGGTCTTCCGGGCGCGGTTCGAGCAGTGCGCCGAGGCCCTGGCGCCGCACGTGGACTGGTCCCCGGCCGAGTCGCTGCGCGACGCCGCGATGCTGGAGCGGGTCGAGGTCGTCCAGCCGCTGCTGTGGGCGGTGATGGTGTCGCTGGCCGAGCTGTGGCGGTCCTGCGGTGTCGAGCCGTCCGGCGTCGTCGGCCATTCGCAGGGCGAGGTCGCCGCCGCCTGCGTGGCGGGCGCGCTGTCGCTGACGGACGGGGCTCGCGTCGCGACCCTCCGCAGCCGCCTGATCTCGGGTCTGCCCGCCGGCGCCATGGTGTCGGTCGGCCTGCCCGCCGAGCAGGTCGAGGAGCGGCTGGCCCAGTGGGACGGGCGGGTGTCGCTCGCCGTGGTCAACGGGCCGTCCGCCGTGGTCGTTTCGGGCGACATCGACGCCTGTGACGAGCTGTTCGCCGCATACGAGGCCGAGGGGGTGCGGGTGCGTCGGCTGCCGGCCGACCAGGCCGGGCATTCGGCGCACGTCGAGGCGATCCGGGAGGCGCTGCTCGACGGCCTGGCCGCGATCACCCCGCAGCCGCCGGGCATCCCGTTCCACTCGACCGTGACCGGCGGCCTGCTGGACGACTCGACCGCGCTGGACGCCGCCTACTGGTATCGCAACCTGCGTGAGACCGTTCGGTTCGACCGGGTGCTGCGGTCGCTCCTGGACCGGGGCCACGACCTGTTCGTCGAGGTCAGCCCGCACCCGGTGCTGGCCATCGGCATCGAGCAGGGCATCGAGCAGGCCGGGTCGGGGGCCGTGGTCGTCGGCACGCTGCGGCGCGGCGAGGGCGGCCTGGCGCGGTTCCACGCGGCGCTGGGCGAGGCGTGGACCCAGGGGTGCGCGGTGGACTGGCGGAAGGCGTTCGCCGGATACGGCGCGCGCGCCGTGGACCTGCCGACGTACGCCTTCCAGCGGCAGCGGTACTGGCTGGAGTCCCACGCAGCCGCCCCGACGCCGACGGCGGAGAACGAGACCGACGCGGCGTTCTGGCGGGTGATCGAGGGAGGTGACGCCCGGACCCTGGCCGACACCCTCGGACTGGACGACACCGGCCCGCTGGCCGAGCTGATGCCCGCCCTCTCGGCCTGGCGCGCCGGGCACCGGGAGGAGTCCCGGCTGCACGCCCTGCGCTACCACGTGGTGTGGCGGCCCGTCGGCGAGCCGGCCTCGGCCGCCCTGTCCGGCACCTGGCTGGTCGTGGCCCCCGCCGCGCCGGCCGGTGACTCGCTGGCCGAGGACTGCGTCCGCGCCCTCGCCGCGCGGGGCGCCCGCCCGATCCTGATCGTCCCGGAGGACACCGGGCCGGCGCTGGCCCGGCAGGTCGCCGAGGCCGCCGACGGCTCCCTGATCGAGGGCGTGCTGTCCCTTTTGGCGCTGGACGAGACCCCGCTCGCCGGGCTGACCGGCACCCTGCGGCTGGTGCACGCGCTGCGGGAGGAGGCGGGCAAGACCCGGCTGTGGTCGGTGACCCGGGGCGCCGTCGCCGTGGACGGCGTGGAGCGGCCGGAGCACCCGGGGCAGGCCCAGGTCTGGGGCCTGGGCCGGACCGTGGCGCTGGAACACCCCGAGCTGTGGGGCGGCCTCGTGGACCTGCCCACCACGCCGGACCCGCGCGCGCTCGAACGGCTGGCCGGGGTGCTCGCGCAGCCCGGCGCCGAGGACCAGTTCGCCCTGCGCACCTCCGGCGTCTTCACCAGGCGCCTGGTCCGGGCGGGCGCCGACCGCGGCGCGGACGCCCCCTGGACACCGCACGGCACGGTGCTGGTCACCGGCGCCGAGACCGGTATGGGCGCCGAGACAGCCCGCTGGCTGGCCCGGGAGGGCGCCGAGCACCTGGTGCTGCTCACCGGCGAGCCGGCTGGGCCGGAGCAGGGACTCCTCGACGAGCTGGCCGAGGCCGGGACGCGGGTGACAGTCGCCACGGCCGACCTCGCCGACCGGGAGGCGCTGGCCGCCGAACTGGCCCGCCTGACAGCCGAGTTCCCCCTGACCGCCGTGGTGCACGCGGCGGGCGCGGGACCGTCCACCGCACTGGCCGACACCGATGAGGCGGCTCTCGTCCACGGGCTGGGCGCCCGCGTCTCGGGCGCGGACCACCTCGACCAGCTGCTGGACGGTCAGCCGCTGGAGGCGTTCGTCCTGTTCACCTCGACCGCCGGGGTGTGGGGCGGCGGCGGGCAGGCAGCCGTCGGTGCCGCCGACGCCTTCCTGGAGGCGCTCGCCGTCGACCGCCGCCGGCGCGGCCTGCCCGCGACCGCCGTCGCCTGGGGCCTGTGGGCCGGCGTCGGCGGTGGCCCCGGGGAGACGGCCGAGGAGCGCGAACGGCGCGAGCGGCTGCGGCGGCGCGGACTGGCCGAGATGGCGCCCGACCGGGCGCTGGCCGCCCTGCGGATCGCCCTCGGACAGGACGACACCGCCGTGCTGCTGGCCGAGATCGACTGGGAACGCTTCGCCGCGGCCTTCACCGCCGTCCGTGCCGCCACCCTCATCGACGAACTGCCCGAGGCCCGGCGCGCGTTGACGGGGAACGGCGGCACGGCAGGGGACGGGGCCGGAGTGGCGGACACCGTGCGCGCGCCCGACCTGGGGTCCGCGCTGGCGGGCCTCCCGCCGGCCGACCAGCAGCGCCGCCTGCTCGACCTGGTGCGCGACGAGATCGCGGCCGTGCTGGGGCACTCCTCCGGCGTGGAGATCGGCGCCGACCGGGCCCTGAAGGAGCTGGGGCTCGACTCGCTGGCCGCCGTGACGCTGCGGAACCGGCTGGGGGCCGCCACCGGGCTGCGCCTTCCCACGACGCTCATCTTCGACCACCCGACGCCCGCCGCCGTCGCGGCGTTCCTGCGGGCCGAAGTCCTGCCCGACGCCCCGGAGGACGACGCCGCGGCCGTGGACGCCGAGCTGGACCGGCTGTCCGCGCTGGCGGCCGACGGCGACGACGCAGCCCGCTCCCGGCTCGCCACACGGCTCCAGGCCCTGGTGGAGCAGCTCAACGGCGGCCAGGACCGCGGCGACGACGGGGAGTCCCTCGCCGCCCGGCTGGAGTCCGCCAGCGACGACGACATCTTCGGCTTCATCGACAGGGAGCTCGGCACCGCCTGA